In Saccharomonospora marina XMU15, one genomic interval encodes:
- a CDS encoding HAD family hydrolase, producing MTIRAVFFDVGEVLVDETTEYGTWADWLGVPRHTFSAVFGAVIARGLDYREAFQVFQPGFDLETARRTRAEAGQPETFDETDLYNDVRPCLGKLREQGLVVGVAGNQTARAEGILRALQLPIDVLGTSDSWNASKPSPAFFQRLIVEAGVRAEHILYVGDRLDNDIRPAVELGIKTAVIRRGPWGHILRDEVATAILGTDVEASCLFQLDSLLSLASLVAEHNEAARGAV from the coding sequence ATGACCATTCGTGCGGTGTTCTTCGACGTGGGGGAAGTGCTGGTGGACGAGACCACCGAGTACGGCACGTGGGCCGACTGGCTGGGGGTGCCCCGGCACACGTTCTCGGCGGTGTTCGGTGCCGTGATCGCGCGGGGTTTGGACTACCGCGAGGCCTTTCAGGTGTTCCAGCCCGGGTTCGACCTCGAGACGGCACGCCGAACCCGCGCCGAGGCTGGCCAGCCCGAAACCTTCGACGAAACCGACCTCTACAACGACGTGCGCCCGTGCTTGGGCAAGCTGCGGGAGCAAGGTCTGGTGGTGGGCGTCGCGGGAAACCAAACGGCACGCGCGGAGGGGATCCTGCGTGCGCTCCAGTTGCCGATCGACGTGCTCGGCACATCCGATAGCTGGAACGCCTCGAAACCGTCGCCGGCGTTCTTTCAGCGTCTCATCGTTGAGGCCGGTGTCCGGGCCGAACACATCTTGTATGTCGGGGACCGGCTCGATAACGACATCCGGCCCGCTGTGGAGCTGGGGATCAAGACTGCGGTGATCCGGCGAGGGCCGTGGGGCCACATCCTTCGCGACGAGGTGGCCACCGCGATTCTCGGGACGGATGTCGAGGCGTCGTGTCTGTTCCAGCTCGACAGTCTCCTGTCGCTGGCTAGCCTCGTCGCAGAGCACAACGAGGCTGCCCGCGGCGCGGTGTAG